Proteins from a genomic interval of Deinococcus aquaedulcis:
- a CDS encoding MFS transporter, whose product MTTPSSPPDAFAALRFPDFRRLLVASASASFAGTAFAVVIGYQVYALTRSPLMLGLLGVATALPTLSLALLGGHYADRLDRRRILLVTRALLVLGGLAFAALSQAGPATSVAGLFLLVVMLGFARGFGDPAASAFETRIVPPSVYVNASAWLGSVGQVAGILGPTLAGLFLARFEASGTYLLMAALYAASWLALRQMPRLPPTVSSREEGVRASIQAGLRFVRRDQVLFGSMALDLLAVLFGGALALLPVFATDILNVGPGGLGVLMAAPSVGALLVMLWMTRQPPLNRTGVWLVLSIAGFGLSMLLFGVSQVFWLSWLALALSGVFDGVNMLIRRAIVRTRTPDHMRGRVGAVSLVFIGTSNEIGALESGVASHYLGVVRATVLGGLLTVALAGGATWHWRALMTWELRHEQGQQDPPPAA is encoded by the coding sequence ATGACGACCCCTTCCTCGCCTCCAGATGCCTTCGCTGCCCTGCGATTCCCGGATTTCCGGCGCTTGCTGGTGGCCTCCGCCAGCGCCTCGTTTGCCGGCACGGCCTTTGCCGTGGTCATCGGTTATCAGGTGTATGCCCTGACCAGAAGCCCACTCATGCTGGGCCTTCTGGGGGTTGCCACGGCCCTGCCCACCCTGAGCCTCGCGCTGCTGGGCGGCCACTATGCCGACCGCCTGGACCGCCGCCGCATTCTGCTGGTGACGCGCGCCCTGCTGGTGCTGGGCGGCCTGGCGTTCGCCGCGCTCTCCCAGGCTGGTCCGGCCACCAGTGTGGCGGGACTGTTTCTGCTGGTGGTGATGCTAGGCTTCGCGCGGGGCTTCGGTGACCCGGCCGCCAGCGCCTTTGAAACGCGCATCGTGCCGCCCAGCGTCTACGTCAATGCCTCCGCGTGGCTGGGCAGCGTGGGACAGGTGGCGGGCATTCTGGGCCCCACACTGGCGGGCCTGTTCCTGGCGCGGTTTGAGGCGAGCGGCACCTACCTGCTGATGGCCGCCCTGTATGCCGCGTCCTGGCTGGCCCTGAGGCAGATGCCGCGCCTGCCGCCTACTGTGTCCAGTCGGGAAGAAGGGGTCCGGGCCAGCATTCAGGCGGGGCTGCGTTTCGTGCGGCGGGACCAGGTGCTGTTTGGATCCATGGCCCTGGACCTCCTGGCGGTGCTGTTCGGCGGCGCTCTTGCCCTGCTGCCGGTCTTTGCGACCGACATTCTGAACGTCGGTCCAGGGGGCCTGGGCGTCCTGATGGCCGCGCCGTCTGTGGGCGCCCTGCTGGTCATGCTCTGGATGACGCGTCAGCCGCCTCTGAACCGCACCGGTGTGTGGCTGGTGCTGAGCATTGCCGGTTTTGGCCTCAGCATGCTGCTCTTCGGCGTCTCTCAGGTGTTCTGGCTCTCGTGGCTGGCCCTGGCGCTCAGCGGCGTGTTCGACGGCGTCAACATGCTCATTCGCCGCGCCATTGTGCGCACACGCACGCCTGACCATATGCGCGGCCGGGTCGGTGCCGTCAGTCTGGTGTTTATCGGGACAAGTAACGAAATCGGCGCGCTGGAAAGTGGGGTCGCCTCACACTATCTGGGCGTGGTGCGCGCCACGGTGCTGGGCGGCCTGCTGACTGTGGCACTCGCCGGAGGCGCCACGTGGCACTGGCGGGCCCTGATGACCTGGGAACTCCGGCATGAGCAGGGGCAGCAGGACCCTCCACCCGCGGCGTAG